In a single window of the Palaemon carinicauda isolate YSFRI2023 chromosome 10, ASM3689809v2, whole genome shotgun sequence genome:
- the LOC137648186 gene encoding uncharacterized protein, translated as MPKLLAVVTSEGIWVILVDPEAAEDAKIDSSWFHSKISAPVNPLDDDDISRVWSLDATGICDDARSYNDQATIEHFSETIVKVGNKDTVDLPFRNDARPPTGYRKALGQLYSLKKAFQSKPELFDQYQSVLDEYVKLGFIEEIEVEDDSFHPIDGINHYLPHHPVFKESATTPIRIVFNASSKESQQAKSLNDCLHAAPDLAMKLTDMLVEFRQNKYAVVADISKAFLGIGINESHRDFTRFLWFADREFKHVKNFRFKVLLFGATCSPFLLNQTIQYHLKNHSDPIASSVMKSFYVDNFMKTYKNCDDLELESHKVNQIMLGANMPLGEWISFLVVRR; from the exons atgcccaaacttctggcagttgtaacatctgaggggatctgggtaatacttgttgaccctgaagctgccgaagatgccAAGATCgactcttcgtgg tttcactcaaAAATCTCTGCACCTGTGAATccccttgatgatgatgatatttctagAGTATGGTCATTAGATGCAACTGGCATTTGTGATGATGCACGTTCTTATAACGATCAAGCAACGATCGAACATTTCAGTGAGACTATTGTGAAGGTTGGTAACAAAGATACTGTTGATTTGCCATTTAGGAATGATGCCAGGCCCCCTACAGGCTATAGAAAGGCATTGGGTCAATTGTATTCACTTAAGAAAGCTTTTCAGTCTAAACCAGAATTGTTTGATCAATATCAATCCGTTTTAGACGAGTATGTCAAGTTAGGATTTATTGAGGAAATAGAAGTAGAGGATGACTCTTTTCATCCAATTGATGGCATTAACCATTATTTACCTCACCATCCAGTTTTTAAGGAATCTGCTACGACTCCAATTAGGATAGTTTTCAATGCAAGCAGTAAGGAGTCACAACAAGCCAAGTCCCTTAATGATTGTTTGCATGCTGCACCTGATCTGGCAATGAAACTGACGGATATGCTAGTAGAATTTCGTCAGAATAAATATGCAGTAGTAGCGGACATAAGTAAGGCTTTCCTTGGAATAGGAATTAATGAAAGCCACAGGGATTTCACAAGATTCTTATGGTTTGCTGATAGAGAGTTTAAGCATGTTAAGAATTTTAGATTTAAGGTCTTATTGTTTGGAGCTACTTGCTCACCCTTTTTGCTAAATCAGACAATACAGTACCATTTGAAGAATCACTCAGATCCCATCGCAAGTTCAGTAATGAAGTCCTTTTATGTGGATAACTTCATGAAAACTTATAAGAATTGTGATGATTTAGAACTCGAGAGTCATAAAGTAAATCAAATTATGTTGGGAGCCAATATGCCCTTGGGGGAATGG ATATCATTCTTAGTAGTGCGAAGATAA
- the LOC137648450 gene encoding venom protease-like isoform X1 — protein MVGLAASSIRQVLLAGCLLLVSSVSAQRSCRYHGGVQGVCREITQCPTVLENFRNRLNSPIYCGRFNRRTPFVCCPSGGGGPVTPRPVIDISEPSPPLACGVSTPLIRHVSKPTLSSIFSLDEAISRLSNAQASRLDGPHLRSAGGVGGIPSFRNSWPWMALLGLEEASGTKKWLCGGSLINSQWVLTAAHCFDVYTLTVVRLGEHNYEDDNDGANPIDFSVGPPIIFPNYTSPQAYHDLALLKLPRPVKFTRSIRPVCLPWGAESGRNLENQKVTLTGWGTTQFQGSTSPRLLEVVVTVFPTSQCDRSYQSQPDYALKWPQGIGSESLCSGDENGGKDACQGDSGGPIVSRDSKNRYTVAGVVSVGYGCGDREFPGLYANVRRPEYLAWVKNVAF, from the exons ATGGTTGGTTTAGCAGCGTCTTCAATCCGTCAAGTTCTGCTTGCCGGATGTCTACTTCTGGTCTCGAGTGTTTCTGCGCAGa GAAGTTGTCGATACCACGGGGGAGTGCAAGGAGTATGCAGAGAAATAACTCAGTGTCCGACGGTTCTTGAAAACTTCAGAAACCGATTGAATTCCCCCATATATTGCGGCCGTTTCAACAGGCGCACTCCGTTTGTCTGTTGTCCATCAG GTGGTGGAGGACCAGTGACTCCGCGACCCGTGATTGACATATCCGAACCGTCCCCACCCTTAG CATGCGGTGTATCTACGCCTCTGATTAGACACGTGAGCAAGCCCACCTTGTCCAGTATATTTTCCTTGGATGAGGCAATCTCGCGTCTAAGTAACGCTCAAGCTTCCAGGCTGGATGGACCTCATTTAAGGAGCGCTGGAGGTGTTGGAGGGATCCCGTCATTCCGCAATTCTTGGCCATGGATG GCTTTACTTGGTTTGGAAGAAGCTTCTGGTACCAAGAAATGGTTGTGCGGTGGTTCTTTGATCAACAGCCAGTGGGTCCTGACAGCTGCTCACTGTTTTGATGTTTA CACTCTGACTGTTGTGCGTCTAGGTGAACACAACTATGAGGACGACAATGATGGCGCCAATCCCATTGACTTCTCCGTTGGTCCCCCGATAATCTTCCCCAATTATACTTCACCCCAAGCTTATCACGACCTGGCTCTTCTGAAGCTCCCCAGACCTGTCAAGTTTACG CGTTCCATTCGACCGGTGTGCCTACCGTGGGGTGCTGAGAGTGGAAGAAACTTGGAGAACCAGAAAGTCACTCTAACTGGATGGGGTACCACACAATTCC AGGGCAGCACAAGCCCCAGGTTACTGGAAGTGGTGGTCACAGTGTTCCCTACAAGCCAGTGTGACAGAAGTTACCAATCTCAGCCTGATTATGCCTTGAAATGGCCTCAAGGAATCGGCTCAGAATCCCTCTGTTCTGGAGATGAGAATGGAGGCAAAGATGCTTGTCAG GGTGATTCGGGTGGACCCATAGTATCCAGGGACTCAAAAAATCGTTACACAGTGGCCGGTGTCGTCTCCGTTGGATATGGTTGCGGTGACAGAGAATTCCCTGGTCTATATGCCAATGTCCGAAGACCCGAATATTTAGCCTGGGTCAAAAATGTTGCCTTTTAA
- the LOC137648450 gene encoding venom protease-like isoform X2, translated as MQHVKGRTRMRSCRYHGGVQGVCREITQCPTVLENFRNRLNSPIYCGRFNRRTPFVCCPSGGGGPVTPRPVIDISEPSPPLACGVSTPLIRHVSKPTLSSIFSLDEAISRLSNAQASRLDGPHLRSAGGVGGIPSFRNSWPWMALLGLEEASGTKKWLCGGSLINSQWVLTAAHCFDVYTLTVVRLGEHNYEDDNDGANPIDFSVGPPIIFPNYTSPQAYHDLALLKLPRPVKFTRSIRPVCLPWGAESGRNLENQKVTLTGWGTTQFQGSTSPRLLEVVVTVFPTSQCDRSYQSQPDYALKWPQGIGSESLCSGDENGGKDACQGDSGGPIVSRDSKNRYTVAGVVSVGYGCGDREFPGLYANVRRPEYLAWVKNVAF; from the exons ATGCAGCACGTTAAAGGACGTACCAGGATGA GAAGTTGTCGATACCACGGGGGAGTGCAAGGAGTATGCAGAGAAATAACTCAGTGTCCGACGGTTCTTGAAAACTTCAGAAACCGATTGAATTCCCCCATATATTGCGGCCGTTTCAACAGGCGCACTCCGTTTGTCTGTTGTCCATCAG GTGGTGGAGGACCAGTGACTCCGCGACCCGTGATTGACATATCCGAACCGTCCCCACCCTTAG CATGCGGTGTATCTACGCCTCTGATTAGACACGTGAGCAAGCCCACCTTGTCCAGTATATTTTCCTTGGATGAGGCAATCTCGCGTCTAAGTAACGCTCAAGCTTCCAGGCTGGATGGACCTCATTTAAGGAGCGCTGGAGGTGTTGGAGGGATCCCGTCATTCCGCAATTCTTGGCCATGGATG GCTTTACTTGGTTTGGAAGAAGCTTCTGGTACCAAGAAATGGTTGTGCGGTGGTTCTTTGATCAACAGCCAGTGGGTCCTGACAGCTGCTCACTGTTTTGATGTTTA CACTCTGACTGTTGTGCGTCTAGGTGAACACAACTATGAGGACGACAATGATGGCGCCAATCCCATTGACTTCTCCGTTGGTCCCCCGATAATCTTCCCCAATTATACTTCACCCCAAGCTTATCACGACCTGGCTCTTCTGAAGCTCCCCAGACCTGTCAAGTTTACG CGTTCCATTCGACCGGTGTGCCTACCGTGGGGTGCTGAGAGTGGAAGAAACTTGGAGAACCAGAAAGTCACTCTAACTGGATGGGGTACCACACAATTCC AGGGCAGCACAAGCCCCAGGTTACTGGAAGTGGTGGTCACAGTGTTCCCTACAAGCCAGTGTGACAGAAGTTACCAATCTCAGCCTGATTATGCCTTGAAATGGCCTCAAGGAATCGGCTCAGAATCCCTCTGTTCTGGAGATGAGAATGGAGGCAAAGATGCTTGTCAG GGTGATTCGGGTGGACCCATAGTATCCAGGGACTCAAAAAATCGTTACACAGTGGCCGGTGTCGTCTCCGTTGGATATGGTTGCGGTGACAGAGAATTCCCTGGTCTATATGCCAATGTCCGAAGACCCGAATATTTAGCCTGGGTCAAAAATGTTGCCTTTTAA